From one Dermacentor andersoni chromosome 1, qqDerAnde1_hic_scaffold, whole genome shotgun sequence genomic stretch:
- the LOC126546948 gene encoding uncharacterized protein, which produces MSSWLNFKKGKLAFHQEDALELEEEAKAQPDTVEAPPISVGQRVVMRSNLAKEDNWTGADHNAWALAGEEEILNTAKLRCQGHLPNCPQFQTKAWDKERERLNSSPHSSLDLEWENEVGLTPPQRCASATDDDFVYVPGVDTCSNHSTPLSNENDLEWDGDLSSVQIGGFDMETEQLISEIEQMTVDALKEPSGASR; this is translated from the exons CTGGCCTTTCACCAAGAGGATGCCTTGGAACTGGAAGAAGAGGCCAAAGCACAGCCAGACACTGTCGAGGCACCTCCAATTTCTGTAGGCCAAAGGGTTGTCATGCGATCAAACCTTGCCAAGGAGGACAACTGGACAGGCGCAGATCACAATGCTTGGGCACT CGCGGGGGAGGAGGAAATCCTGAATACTGCAAAGCTGCGGTGCCAAGGACACCTACCCAATT GCCCCCAATTTCAGACAAAGGCATGGGACAAGGAGCGAGAGCGACTGAACAGCAGCCCCCACTCTTCACTTGACTTAGAGTGGGAGAATGAAGTTG GGTTAACACCACCACAGCGATGTGCTTCTGCTACTGATGATGACTTCGTGTATGTCCCTGGTGTGGACACCTGTAGCAACCACTCAACTCCTCTGTCAAATGAAAATGACCTTGAATGGGATGGCGACCTCTCAAG TGTCCAGATTGGAGGCTTTGACATGGAAACAGAACAGCTGATCTCAGAAATTGAACAGATGACCGTAGATGCCCTGAAAGAACCCTCAGGTGCTTCTAGATGA